In one Brevibacillus composti genomic region, the following are encoded:
- a CDS encoding ISL3 family transposase: MTQNMLNLPSLKIIDMHESESDYRFLVETTLPPSTYCPKCGTIANLYKHGKKKQLFFDLPMHAKRVGIYVNRQRYKCRECDETFFENLPDMVVNRSVTNRLINWIQEASLEKTFTSVAEEIGVDEKTVRNIFNDYVDELEAQTDFRTPKWLGIDEVHLLKNYRCVITDVENKSVIDILRKRNKDTIISYLSKLQDIDKIELIAMDMWNPYKSAVNTMIPHAKIVIDKFHVVKLANEALEKIRKANRQNVTAKERRQLMRDRYVLLTRSKDLTDFDDQIKLQVWTQNFPLLGQAYELKEQFFDIYEAESINDAYKLYQNWVSNVPKELITYFEDLFKAMNNWEEEIFNYFNSPITNAYTESLNRLIKTMNHVGRGYSFEALRAKILFTQGYRKVRKKKKFKEVEVTFGKMLPDQFPGWSQTGYEWVYEEIFGADFSTLTKVMEEGSF; encoded by the coding sequence ATGACACAAAATATGCTTAACCTACCAAGCCTTAAAATTATTGATATGCATGAGAGCGAATCTGATTATAGATTCTTAGTTGAGACTACTTTACCGCCTTCCACCTACTGTCCAAAGTGTGGTACTATTGCAAATTTATATAAGCATGGTAAAAAGAAACAGTTATTTTTCGATTTACCAATGCATGCAAAACGTGTCGGTATTTATGTCAATCGCCAACGATATAAATGTAGGGAATGTGATGAAACATTCTTTGAAAATCTGCCAGATATGGTTGTCAATCGTTCTGTTACTAATAGGCTAATTAATTGGATTCAAGAAGCAAGCCTTGAAAAGACGTTTACCAGTGTTGCAGAAGAGATTGGCGTTGATGAGAAAACTGTACGAAACATCTTTAATGACTACGTTGATGAGCTGGAAGCTCAAACTGATTTTAGAACTCCTAAATGGCTTGGTATTGATGAAGTCCATTTACTCAAAAACTATCGTTGTGTCATTACTGATGTAGAAAACAAGTCAGTAATTGACATATTACGAAAACGTAATAAAGATACTATTATAAGTTACCTTTCAAAGCTCCAAGATATTGATAAAATTGAACTTATAGCAATGGATATGTGGAATCCTTATAAGAGTGCTGTTAACACAATGATACCACATGCCAAAATTGTAATTGATAAATTCCATGTCGTTAAATTAGCCAATGAAGCCTTAGAGAAAATCCGAAAAGCTAACCGTCAAAATGTTACAGCCAAAGAACGTAGACAACTTATGAGAGATCGTTATGTCCTTCTTACAAGGAGTAAAGACTTAACAGACTTTGATGACCAAATAAAGCTACAGGTATGGACTCAAAACTTTCCATTACTCGGACAGGCTTATGAACTTAAAGAGCAATTCTTTGACATCTATGAAGCAGAATCAATTAACGATGCCTATAAACTCTATCAAAATTGGGTTTCAAATGTACCTAAAGAACTGATAACTTATTTTGAGGATCTGTTTAAGGCCATGAATAATTGGGAAGAAGAAATATTCAACTATTTCAATTCCCCCATTACAAACGCTTATACAGAATCCCTTAATCGATTAATTAAGACAATGAACCATGTTGGACGTGGTTACTCTTTTGAAGCCCTTAGAGCAAAGATTTTATTTACTCAAGGCTATCGTAAAGTTAGAAAGAAAAAGAAGTTCAAAGAAGTTGAAGTTACTTTTGGAAAAATGTTACCTGATCAATTCCCAGGTTGGTCACAAACTGGTTATGAATGGGTGTATGAAGAAATTTTTGGTGCTGATTTTTCCACACTGACTAAGGTGATGGAGGAGGGTTCTTTTTAA
- a CDS encoding GNAT family N-acetyltransferase gives MLFESSRMRLRKMTKEDTELYNKWRNDLEVMHSTNPSLDVYPMEATKEFVDHVILGSPTAKSYIMVEKGKEIPIGIVSLINIDYKNRNAECIIDIGEKEYWGKGYGSEGLKLLLDYVFYEMNLHRVSLKVFSFNDRAIRLYTKIGFQEEGNSRQSLFRNGEWHDIIHMGILQNEYLRNK, from the coding sequence ATGTTGTTTGAATCATCAAGAATGAGATTAAGAAAGATGACAAAGGAAGATACAGAACTTTATAACAAGTGGCGAAATGATTTGGAAGTTATGCATTCAACCAACCCATCTTTGGATGTTTATCCGATGGAAGCAACTAAAGAATTTGTTGATCATGTTATTTTGGGATCGCCTACAGCCAAAAGCTATATCATGGTTGAAAAAGGGAAAGAAATACCAATTGGCATTGTATCATTAATCAACATAGATTATAAAAATAGAAATGCTGAATGTATTATTGATATCGGGGAAAAGGAATATTGGGGAAAAGGCTATGGTTCAGAGGGTTTGAAATTACTGTTGGATTATGTTTTTTACGAAATGAACCTCCATCGAGTTTCCCTTAAAGTATTTTCATTCAATGATAGAGCTATTCGTTTGTACACTAAAATTGGTTTCCAGGAGGAAGGAAATAGTAGACAAAGTCTATTTAGAAATGGTGAATGGCATGACATCATTCATATGGGAATTCTACAAAATGAATACTTGAGAAACAAGTAA
- a CDS encoding TetR family transcriptional regulator, translating to MAPKVSEEYKKERKKELVEIAKKVFIKKGFVHTSMQDIMDKAGISRGALYSYFDNIEDVFLEVLKYDDQKDIQYFVSSDEGSIWLQLKNWVEEQRLYIERIDQTLLYARAEFFLSSNYANDKDNFPYISERYNRIIEAIEEVLNEGKRKGEFRPQQSTRSIARYLVSFIDGLMLDTFQLGHEQTKVKEQLSVLLFTLEILINPKSANEE from the coding sequence ATGGCACCTAAAGTTAGCGAAGAATATAAAAAGGAGAGAAAAAAAGAATTAGTAGAAATAGCCAAGAAGGTTTTTATTAAGAAAGGGTTTGTTCACACATCTATGCAAGACATTATGGACAAAGCTGGAATCTCAAGAGGTGCATTATATAGTTACTTTGATAATATTGAGGACGTTTTTCTCGAAGTCTTAAAATATGATGACCAAAAAGACATTCAATATTTTGTGTCGTCTGATGAAGGTTCAATATGGCTACAATTAAAAAACTGGGTTGAAGAACAGCGATTATATATTGAGAGAATTGACCAAACATTGCTCTATGCAAGAGCGGAATTCTTTTTGTCATCTAATTACGCAAATGATAAAGATAATTTTCCTTACATTTCTGAACGCTACAATCGAATTATTGAAGCTATAGAAGAAGTATTAAATGAAGGCAAACGTAAAGGAGAATTTAGACCTCAACAATCTACTCGTTCTATTGCACGGTATCTTGTATCATTTATAGACGGCTTGATGTTAGACACGTTTCAACTGGGACATGAACAAACAAAAGTAAAGGAGCAATTATCTGTTTTACTTTTCACTTTAGAAATATTAATTAATCCAAAATCTGCAAATGAGGAGTGA
- the istA gene encoding IS21 family transposase yields the protein MLYLQVHQLKEQGFKVAAIARKLDLSRNTVYKYLDMTFEEASDWVNSLGNRSKKLNPYRDRILSWLHEHPDLSSSQVEDWLKEKYPSIKIGGSTVRSYVSELREIYHIPKIVHIRDHEAVDELPMGQQAQVDWGEVTVKNMEKKDVRLYFITFVLSHSRFKYVEWQSRPFTTRDAIRCHENAFVFFGGMPEELVYDQDHLITVSENAGDIILTSEFQSYKQERGFRLYLCRKADPQSKGKIENVVKFVKRNFAKHRVFSNIDAWNERSLAWLSRTGNYNVHHTTKKRPVEVHALEKQHLKPVSPLLSFESNRGSSITRTVHKDNVIKYKSNRYSLPLGTYRPRGENQVFIEIHEEELIVRATPQGEVLARHRLCHGKGELIKSRQHSRDRSKGIHAYKETIIRQFHDQEKAMLFIHEISVRYPRYVRDHLQIVQYAITHFQPDIEEALDVCVKDHLWSANDLRDVAQHLSRLKDTKPSSEPRFDQAIPSNFRNLSALQATSPTREMDKYLKILGGI from the coding sequence CTGTTGTATCTTCAGGTTCATCAATTAAAAGAGCAAGGATTTAAGGTGGCAGCCATCGCAAGGAAATTGGATCTGTCGAGGAACACGGTCTATAAATATCTAGATATGACTTTTGAGGAGGCATCAGATTGGGTCAATTCCCTTGGTAACAGAAGCAAAAAGTTGAATCCCTACCGGGATAGGATTCTCAGTTGGTTACATGAACATCCAGATCTGTCTTCTTCTCAGGTCGAGGACTGGTTAAAGGAGAAATATCCTTCCATTAAGATTGGAGGAAGCACAGTTCGATCCTATGTTAGTGAGCTAAGGGAAATATACCATATTCCGAAAATTGTACATATTCGTGATCACGAAGCAGTGGACGAGTTGCCAATGGGCCAACAGGCTCAAGTGGATTGGGGAGAAGTCACGGTTAAAAATATGGAAAAAAAGGACGTGAGATTATACTTCATCACTTTTGTTCTCTCCCACTCCCGTTTCAAGTATGTAGAGTGGCAAAGCAGACCCTTTACCACAAGGGATGCAATCAGATGCCATGAAAACGCATTCGTATTTTTCGGAGGAATGCCAGAGGAATTGGTTTATGACCAAGATCACCTGATCACCGTAAGTGAAAATGCAGGAGACATTATCCTGACGAGTGAATTTCAGTCTTATAAGCAAGAACGTGGATTTCGCCTTTATTTATGCCGCAAGGCAGATCCGCAAAGTAAGGGCAAGATAGAAAACGTAGTGAAATTCGTGAAAAGAAACTTTGCCAAACACAGGGTTTTCTCCAATATCGATGCATGGAACGAACGGTCTCTGGCCTGGCTATCACGGACAGGCAATTACAATGTGCACCATACAACAAAAAAGAGACCGGTTGAAGTGCACGCCCTCGAAAAGCAACACTTGAAGCCAGTCTCTCCCCTGCTCTCTTTCGAGAGCAACCGTGGATCCAGTATAACAAGAACTGTCCATAAGGACAATGTGATTAAATATAAATCCAATCGGTACTCCCTTCCTTTAGGGACATACCGTCCAAGGGGAGAGAATCAAGTATTTATCGAGATTCATGAAGAGGAACTGATTGTCAGAGCAACTCCGCAAGGAGAAGTTCTTGCACGACATCGGCTTTGCCACGGAAAAGGAGAGCTTATAAAAAGTAGACAGCACTCACGTGATCGATCTAAAGGGATTCATGCTTATAAGGAGACCATTATCCGCCAATTTCACGATCAAGAAAAAGCAATGCTGTTTATTCATGAGATAAGCGTTCGGTATCCGAGGTATGTACGTGATCATTTGCAAATCGTTCAATATGCCATCACCCATTTCCAACCTGATATTGAGGAAGCCTTGGATGTATGTGTAAAAGACCATTTATGGAGTGCAAATGACCTCCGGGATGTTGCACAGCACCTTTCCCGACTAAAAGATACCAAGCCCTCCTCAGAACCTCGTTTCGATCAAGCAATACCAAGCAACTTCCGCAACCTCTCCGCATTACAAGCCACTTCACCAACGAGGGAAATGGATAAATATTTAAAAATACTAGGGGGCATTTGA
- a CDS encoding ATP-binding protein produces MRSLIEEHAKRLKLSWIRENYHAVEAETHEEFLLCLFEREIQQREERKLNLLLSQSCLPDISGKQLEWHGIHMNGNITKEEILQGRFIERKENLILYGGVGVGKTLMAALAGWNCIQKSQKRVRFYTVAQLVNSLLEVNEKGTLGRLFKQIESLDLLILDELGYVPLVTAKLNSTVSAK; encoded by the coding sequence GTGAGAAGCCTCATTGAAGAGCATGCCAAGCGTTTGAAATTAAGTTGGATACGGGAGAATTATCACGCGGTGGAAGCTGAAACACATGAAGAATTTCTGCTCTGCTTATTCGAAAGGGAAATACAGCAACGAGAGGAACGGAAGCTCAATCTCCTTCTCAGTCAATCCTGTTTGCCGGATATATCTGGCAAGCAGCTAGAATGGCACGGTATTCATATGAATGGAAACATTACAAAGGAAGAAATCTTGCAAGGCAGGTTCATAGAGAGAAAAGAGAATTTAATCCTATATGGAGGCGTCGGGGTCGGGAAAACGCTTATGGCAGCCTTGGCAGGCTGGAACTGCATCCAAAAAAGCCAAAAACGGGTGCGCTTCTATACAGTCGCTCAACTCGTGAACAGCCTGTTAGAGGTTAACGAGAAAGGAACTCTCGGTAGGCTGTTTAAACAAATAGAGAGCCTGGATCTATTAATTCTTGATGAATTAGGCTATGTACCCCTTGTAACTGCTAAACTAAATTCAACAGTATCCGCCAAATAG
- a CDS encoding IS4 family transposase: MDKDTLLSSFGKWVAPLNAKIISDWTTETGEDKYVKKLTTLAYLLIFMDAQLNQRKALRDIVTEIENNEAFQKELGITSISISQLSRKNNKLSPELLQQLFVDLVAQVTRIRTPAAGRVGTVKLLDSTTMSLCLSKYKWATYRKTKAGVKLHLRVTFCDPDTVYPEKAVLTPAKPSDRTQMDALIDETGATYVFDRGYVDYEKYDQYCWDGVFFVTRLKDNAIVEVMDEFPTAEGSVMTRDRMVKIGKGAKQMKHVLRLIETVDLKGNPIRIITNRFDLTAEEIGDLYRNRWKIETFFRWLKQHLKLTRFYGEDENAVWNQILICLISYCLLLLMKLELSTTKSLLDLSRLLKSNLTKSWEVFKAAVFRKPARTSKGRQKVVKS; this comes from the coding sequence ATGGACAAGGATACACTACTTTCGTCATTTGGTAAATGGGTTGCACCCTTAAATGCAAAAATAATTTCCGACTGGACCACAGAAACCGGCGAAGACAAGTATGTGAAGAAGCTTACCACTCTAGCGTACCTTCTCATCTTCATGGACGCTCAGCTGAATCAGCGCAAGGCTTTGCGGGACATTGTCACCGAAATTGAGAATAACGAAGCCTTCCAGAAAGAACTCGGCATCACCTCCATCAGTATTTCGCAGCTTTCCAGGAAGAACAACAAGCTGTCGCCGGAACTTTTACAGCAGCTATTTGTCGATCTGGTCGCTCAGGTCACTCGCATTCGCACGCCTGCCGCTGGGCGAGTCGGTACGGTTAAACTGCTGGATTCCACGACCATGAGTCTGTGTCTTAGCAAGTACAAGTGGGCAACGTACCGGAAAACGAAAGCCGGCGTGAAACTCCACTTACGCGTGACCTTCTGTGATCCGGATACGGTCTATCCGGAGAAGGCCGTGCTCACTCCGGCCAAGCCGTCAGATCGCACCCAAATGGATGCGCTCATCGATGAAACCGGCGCTACTTATGTATTTGACCGCGGCTACGTGGACTACGAGAAATACGACCAGTACTGCTGGGATGGAGTCTTCTTCGTTACTCGGTTGAAAGACAATGCTATTGTCGAAGTGATGGATGAATTTCCAACAGCGGAAGGCTCGGTCATGACTCGGGATCGCATGGTGAAGATCGGCAAAGGGGCCAAACAGATGAAGCATGTTCTTCGCCTCATCGAAACCGTCGATTTAAAAGGAAATCCCATCCGAATCATAACGAACCGATTCGATCTGACCGCTGAAGAAATCGGCGACTTGTACCGCAATCGCTGGAAGATTGAAACCTTCTTCCGATGGTTGAAGCAGCATCTGAAGTTGACGCGATTCTACGGTGAAGATGAAAACGCCGTATGGAACCAGATCCTGATTTGCCTGATTAGTTACTGCCTTCTGCTCCTGATGAAACTGGAGCTCTCGACAACTAAGTCGCTGCTTGATCTAAGCCGACTACTAAAATCGAATCTCACCAAGTCGTGGGAAGTTTTTAAAGCGGCTGTATTTCGAAAACCAGCACGCACTTCGAAAGGTCGGCAGAAGGTCGTAAAGAGCTAA
- the istA gene encoding IS21 family transposase, protein MLAMAEVNYIRHETNTKGRSYSSVARQMNMDRRTIKKYSEMEDFNQEVKSVQTRKANVMDPVKPIVDQWLLEDMGKKKKFRRTAKRIYTLLVSEHGFQGSDRTIRAYVAKRKAALLDESNDTALPLEAKAGTAQVDFGEAPFKHRGKEVILPFLVLSFPYSNSFLFQVFPSQNRECFLQGLTNMFAFLEGVPHTIRFDNLSPAVKKVLPNGERQVTEEFARFVAHYGFQYEFCNPGSGNEKGHVEAMVKYIRNNYLLPEIHYEDLSVLNEKTLNWSLGDRKRCHYEKDTLIAELYLEDKERFLQLPGKAYECVRFEQVKADKYGIVRIDQKQYSTSPRFAGQAVLAKISFDTISLLNEENEVIVRHPRLYGETKKSMDWQPYLTLMAKRPTALKYSSFYDQLPEEWKAFFGECTVEEKRNALQLLSVINSVALNSNPSLLF, encoded by the coding sequence ATGTTAGCAATGGCTGAAGTCAATTATATCAGACATGAAACAAACACAAAAGGTCGCTCCTACTCTTCTGTTGCAAGACAGATGAATATGGATCGCAGGACAATCAAGAAGTATTCGGAGATGGAGGATTTCAATCAGGAGGTGAAGTCTGTACAGACAAGGAAAGCCAATGTAATGGATCCGGTTAAACCAATCGTTGATCAATGGCTACTTGAAGATATGGGGAAGAAAAAGAAGTTCAGAAGAACCGCAAAGCGAATCTATACTCTTCTCGTTTCGGAACATGGATTCCAAGGCTCTGACCGTACGATTCGTGCCTATGTGGCGAAAAGGAAAGCCGCCTTATTGGACGAGAGCAATGACACTGCCTTACCGTTAGAGGCGAAGGCCGGCACAGCACAGGTAGATTTTGGGGAAGCTCCTTTTAAGCACAGGGGAAAAGAGGTCATCTTGCCCTTCCTCGTCCTCTCATTCCCTTACAGCAATTCATTCCTGTTTCAAGTGTTCCCTTCCCAAAACCGGGAGTGTTTTCTACAAGGACTGACGAACATGTTCGCCTTTCTAGAAGGCGTGCCGCATACGATCCGTTTCGATAACCTGTCACCTGCGGTGAAGAAAGTGCTGCCAAACGGGGAACGGCAAGTAACAGAGGAATTCGCTCGTTTTGTTGCCCATTATGGCTTCCAATATGAATTCTGCAATCCGGGAAGCGGAAACGAGAAAGGGCACGTGGAAGCGATGGTCAAATACATACGAAACAACTATCTGTTGCCGGAAATCCACTATGAAGACCTGTCGGTCTTGAATGAGAAGACCCTGAATTGGAGCCTGGGGGATCGGAAACGTTGCCACTATGAAAAGGATACCCTGATTGCCGAACTATATTTGGAAGACAAGGAGCGCTTCCTCCAACTGCCCGGTAAAGCGTACGAATGCGTTCGGTTCGAGCAGGTCAAAGCGGATAAATACGGAATCGTCCGTATTGACCAAAAGCAATATTCCACTTCGCCACGCTTTGCGGGACAAGCGGTCTTGGCGAAGATCTCATTTGATACGATCTCGCTTCTGAACGAGGAAAATGAAGTGATCGTACGCCACCCCAGATTATATGGGGAGACAAAGAAGTCGATGGACTGGCAACCTTATCTGACCTTGATGGCAAAGAGGCCAACCGCTTTGAAATACAGCTCATTCTACGATCAATTGCCGGAGGAATGGAAAGCCTTTTTCGGTGAATGTACAGTCGAGGAGAAACGGAATGCTCTCCAACTTTTATCCGTCATCAATAGCGTTGCATTAAATTCGAACCCTTCTCTGTTATTCTAA
- a CDS encoding efflux RND transporter periplasmic adaptor subunit, with amino-acid sequence MKKWVGLTLAALLLAGCEKLDQNVQQMKKRFEEEAVVKVKTVKAYTVEQQEGLTQEISGVVSPLKELSLSFGRSGQISRIMVQKGSAVKQGQVLAALDTSLFQQEVTAAQGQVASASIRRAQALQGPEQHELETQRLQVEKARQNAAKAAEEHAQAKILYANGAISKDELDRQALADKQAALQLQEQQIRYDTLRQGADKLEVEAANAAVQQAHVQLSRAQQEAADALLKAPFSGIVASISQTESERTGPGQEVLRLVDTSGWLVTLQVDSSQIGSWQTGKKVIVKAADGSEAEGVTTFVAPVLDTSTGTYPVEVTVRDKAEHWRGGMAVTCVYEVKTEGSLLVPISSVGVAEESYYVMKIDDNSIKKAPVVVGNLYGTFYEVLEGLEPGDQIVSSGLSYVVDGEAVKVADE; translated from the coding sequence ATGAAGAAATGGGTCGGTCTCACGCTGGCTGCCCTGCTCCTCGCAGGGTGCGAAAAGCTGGATCAGAATGTGCAACAAATGAAAAAACGGTTTGAAGAAGAGGCCGTTGTCAAAGTAAAGACCGTGAAAGCCTATACCGTGGAGCAGCAGGAGGGACTTACGCAGGAGATCTCCGGTGTGGTCTCGCCGCTAAAGGAGCTGTCGCTCTCCTTTGGACGCTCGGGACAAATCTCACGGATTATGGTCCAAAAAGGCAGCGCAGTCAAGCAAGGGCAGGTGCTGGCTGCGCTTGATACCTCGCTTTTTCAGCAGGAGGTGACGGCGGCGCAGGGACAGGTGGCCAGTGCCAGCATCCGCCGGGCACAAGCTCTACAGGGACCGGAGCAGCATGAATTGGAGACGCAGCGCCTGCAGGTGGAGAAGGCGAGACAGAATGCCGCCAAGGCCGCGGAAGAGCATGCCCAGGCCAAAATCCTCTATGCGAATGGAGCGATCTCCAAGGATGAGCTGGATCGGCAGGCATTGGCGGACAAGCAGGCAGCGCTGCAGCTGCAAGAGCAGCAGATCCGCTACGACACTCTGCGACAAGGCGCCGACAAGCTGGAGGTCGAGGCGGCCAATGCGGCCGTGCAGCAGGCTCATGTCCAGTTGAGCCGTGCCCAGCAGGAAGCGGCCGATGCGCTGTTGAAAGCGCCTTTTTCCGGCATCGTGGCGTCGATTTCCCAGACGGAGTCCGAGCGGACCGGTCCCGGACAGGAGGTGCTTCGCCTGGTCGATACCTCCGGCTGGCTGGTGACGCTGCAGGTGGACAGCAGCCAGATCGGCAGCTGGCAGACGGGCAAGAAGGTCATCGTCAAGGCGGCGGACGGCTCCGAGGCCGAGGGGGTCACCACCTTCGTCGCTCCGGTTCTGGATACGTCCACAGGCACCTATCCGGTGGAGGTGACCGTTCGCGACAAAGCCGAGCATTGGCGAGGCGGGATGGCCGTCACCTGCGTATACGAAGTGAAGACGGAAGGCTCTCTCTTGGTCCCGATCTCCAGTGTCGGCGTCGCGGAGGAGTCCTACTATGTGATGAAAATCGATGACAATTCGATCAAGAAAGCGCCCGTTGTGGTGGGCAATCTGTACGGCACTTTTTACGAAGTCCTGGAGGGCTTGGAGCCGGGCGACCAGATTGTCTCCTCCGGCTTGTCCTACGTAGTGGATGGCGAGGCGGTGAAGGTGGCCGATGAATAA